In Candidatus Methanomethylophilaceae archaeon, the following are encoded in one genomic region:
- the asd gene encoding aspartate-semialdehyde dehydrogenase: MSKINVAVLGATGMIGQRFIQMLEDHPYFEIEGLYASERSQGKKLRDVLKVRDHVYLDDTLDRTIEVMDIAKISKSCRIAFSGIPSDLAGPTETDLAQSGVAVFTNAGSHRMDKNVPILIPEVNPEHFESIKDQSTYANGGYIVTNANCSSTGIALPLVALDRAFGLKQVFVSTYQALSGAGYPGVPSLDAVGNVVPFISHEEEKMESELAKMLGTYSDGQFKYAGFKVMANCARVPVVDGHLESLVLDLEKQPTLEEMSKALSEFRGEPQKLHLPSAPDQPVIVRPEENRPQPAFDAMAGTPARARGMASTIGRLRQSNGYYKAFVMSHNTLRGGAGGSVLNAELAKAKGIL, encoded by the coding sequence ATGAGCAAAATCAACGTAGCGGTGCTTGGAGCGACCGGGATGATAGGGCAGAGATTCATCCAGATGCTCGAGGACCACCCGTATTTCGAGATCGAGGGGCTTTATGCGTCCGAGCGGTCGCAGGGAAAGAAGCTCCGTGACGTACTCAAAGTCAGGGACCACGTCTATCTGGACGACACCCTCGACAGGACCATCGAGGTCATGGACATCGCGAAGATTTCCAAGAGCTGCAGGATCGCTTTCAGCGGCATCCCTTCGGACCTGGCAGGGCCCACGGAGACGGATCTGGCGCAATCAGGAGTCGCCGTCTTCACTAACGCAGGCTCCCACAGGATGGATAAGAACGTCCCGATCCTCATCCCCGAGGTCAATCCCGAGCATTTCGAATCCATAAAGGACCAGAGCACTTACGCGAACGGCGGATACATCGTGACCAACGCGAACTGCTCCTCCACCGGGATTGCGCTTCCGCTGGTGGCGCTGGACAGGGCTTTCGGGCTCAAGCAGGTATTCGTCTCCACATATCAGGCGCTCTCTGGCGCAGGATATCCCGGAGTTCCCTCCCTTGATGCGGTCGGAAACGTTGTGCCGTTCATCAGCCACGAAGAGGAGAAGATGGAGTCCGAGCTGGCAAAGATGCTCGGAACCTATTCGGACGGCCAGTTCAAATATGCCGGTTTCAAGGTCATGGCCAATTGCGCCAGGGTTCCAGTCGTCGACGGCCATCTCGAGTCGCTAGTTCTGGACCTTGAGAAGCAGCCCACCCTCGAGGAGATGTCCAAAGCTCTCTCCGAATTCCGCGGAGAGCCCCAGAAGCTCCATCTCCCGTCCGCGCCAGATCAGCCGGTGATCGTGAGGCCCGAGGAGAACAGGCCCCAGCCCGCTTTCGACGCCATGGCCGGTACCCCAGCCCGCGCGAGAGGCATGGCTTCCACCATCGGCAGGCTCAGACAGAGCAACGGATACTACAAGGCGTTCGTCATGTCCCATAACACCCTCAGGGGAGGCGCCGGCGGCTCTGTTCTGAACGCAGAATTGGCGAAAGCCAAAGGTATTCTCTGA
- a CDS encoding LicD family protein, protein MDGDAEDQNTAQMHGTLDILRRDALAGSAEAAAELFDALRASDDPESREEALRVVEPFAESGDIQSIIRMAKAYNNGIGTERSEIAAISWMKSAADLGSMTAACMLYDIASSSGDPVCRNLACRYLLESRDPDSLCAQLRLMSAHIHGNGTEKDPEKAAEILSRIGELPPNWKKELPWLALELMRQGNGALESAEKSRLDQDDIAAAKYLGERSADRMFLALMETNLRVPASYADFLKNSESPEKQMAKDFQTVIDAMMECGTSGLLSSRNASDTLNGALDAAIEAGLISKDNVSEIFRSIKIDDSRISTIQEGLRAMLKKLDGKCRKFGVNYMIACGTLLGSARHGGFIPWDDDVDIYMMREDYDRLAKALEDDPEMKTKEFVYLSSMGNGINYGHQIRMRDVSPRVLHIDVMIFDGVRSSDDEGWEEYRNYIAGLRAKIDALAKEDLANKVSPVKDPRIIGTYEEAKKNFTKDMGGSEGDAVALTFDNPVPRPRRKLFDRSDFFPVKDIQFEDLVLSGPNNGEKIMEALYGDIMRFPPALLNRKHSDWNDADLEEIKRFLRELEESGD, encoded by the coding sequence ATGGATGGAGACGCTGAGGATCAGAATACAGCCCAAATGCATGGGACTCTGGACATTCTGCGCCGCGACGCACTCGCCGGCTCTGCAGAAGCGGCTGCCGAACTCTTCGACGCCCTCCGCGCATCCGATGATCCGGAAAGCAGAGAAGAAGCGTTACGCGTGGTAGAGCCTTTCGCGGAATCCGGTGACATCCAATCGATCATACGCATGGCCAAAGCGTACAACAACGGTATCGGAACGGAAAGAAGCGAGATCGCAGCCATATCGTGGATGAAATCCGCCGCGGATCTGGGATCCATGACGGCGGCTTGCATGCTCTATGATATCGCATCCTCTTCGGGCGATCCGGTCTGCCGGAATCTGGCATGCAGATACCTGCTGGAATCCCGGGATCCCGATTCGTTATGCGCCCAGCTGCGCCTGATGTCCGCCCATATCCACGGAAACGGAACCGAAAAAGACCCGGAAAAGGCCGCAGAAATCCTGAGCCGCATCGGGGAGCTACCGCCCAACTGGAAAAAAGAGCTCCCATGGCTTGCTTTGGAGCTGATGCGCCAAGGGAACGGCGCCCTGGAGTCCGCGGAAAAAAGCCGGCTCGACCAAGACGACATCGCAGCGGCCAAATATTTAGGTGAGCGCTCCGCCGACCGCATGTTCTTGGCCCTGATGGAAACGAACCTCAGAGTGCCTGCGTCATACGCTGATTTCTTGAAGAATTCGGAGAGCCCGGAAAAACAGATGGCAAAGGACTTCCAGACCGTCATCGACGCCATGATGGAATGCGGGACGTCCGGCCTTCTGAGCAGCAGAAACGCCTCTGACACCCTCAACGGAGCCCTTGATGCCGCCATTGAAGCGGGCCTGATTTCCAAAGACAACGTAAGCGAAATCTTCAGGTCGATAAAGATCGACGACTCCAGAATCTCCACCATCCAGGAAGGGCTCAGAGCGATGCTCAAAAAGCTGGACGGCAAATGCAGGAAGTTCGGCGTAAACTACATGATCGCATGCGGGACTCTGCTGGGGTCCGCCCGCCACGGAGGATTCATACCGTGGGACGACGACGTCGACATCTACATGATGCGCGAGGATTACGACAGACTCGCAAAAGCGCTGGAAGACGACCCTGAAATGAAAACGAAAGAATTCGTATATCTCAGCTCGATGGGAAACGGAATCAATTACGGCCATCAGATCCGGATGAGAGACGTGAGCCCCAGAGTGCTGCATATAGACGTGATGATCTTCGACGGCGTGAGATCCTCGGATGACGAAGGATGGGAAGAGTACAGAAACTACATAGCCGGATTGCGCGCGAAGATCGACGCGCTGGCGAAAGAAGATCTGGCCAATAAGGTCAGCCCGGTAAAGGACCCCAGAATAATTGGCACCTATGAAGAGGCCAAAAAGAATTTCACGAAAGACATGGGAGGCTCCGAGGGAGATGCGGTGGCTCTGACCTTTGACAACCCCGTCCCCCGCCCGAGGCGGAAACTATTCGACAGATCGGATTTCTTCCCGGTAAAAGATATTCAATTCGAGGACCTCGTTCTGAGCGGCCCCAACAACGGCGAGAAAATCATGGAAGCGCTCTACGGAGACATAATGAGATTCCCGCCGGCCCTTCTGAACCGCAAACATTCGGATTGGAATGATGCTGATCTGGAGGAAATAAAAAGATTCCTGAGGGAACTGGAAGAATCTGGCGATTGA
- a CDS encoding LicD family protein → MEKDAEAAEAMAKRAVESDDPVEEPDERVCLGKLCCLSSDPEIREAAVSLTAGLDRETYLSDLMEMALYMSYQEGDMISSIKKLNFSENMPAWAPRLVESHKEHVLAALIENNLRLDSSYGKLIKNVEDPKSFIAEDCQTILDILVEFEDEYLLTPRNASGTMNRMLEASLEAGAIAEDDLKSIFSALRINKSDLENIHKVLKLMLKSFDDICKANGIQYVIACGTLLGAYRHGGFVPWDDDIDYYMMREDFEKLKTVLDENSPFRIHSRLYESKADTTQWFNHIHMRMKGANMFLDVMVLDYVESADPAGLQRYSDYAHSFREMIDDLNEEDKEKGLNPLEDTRIKDLYASYRESFESDMRGEGGTAVAMTMDNPRVSHKKKIFRYDEVFPPVYMKFEDIMLPGPRDPMKVLTNLYGSPMRFPGDMMRNHVKGKDYNLKRIKAFLAKRTPKI, encoded by the coding sequence ATGGAAAAAGATGCCGAAGCCGCAGAGGCCATGGCCAAACGCGCGGTAGAAAGCGACGACCCTGTCGAGGAACCAGACGAAAGGGTGTGTTTGGGCAAGCTTTGCTGTCTCAGCAGCGACCCTGAAATTAGAGAAGCCGCCGTAAGCCTGACTGCCGGGCTGGACAGGGAGACTTATCTGTCAGATCTGATGGAAATGGCGCTGTATATGTCGTACCAAGAGGGCGACATGATTTCGTCCATCAAGAAGCTTAACTTCTCCGAGAACATGCCGGCATGGGCGCCCAGACTGGTCGAATCCCATAAGGAACACGTCTTAGCCGCTTTGATTGAGAACAATCTCCGCCTCGATTCGTCATACGGAAAACTGATAAAGAACGTCGAGGATCCCAAGAGCTTCATCGCCGAGGATTGCCAGACCATCCTGGACATACTAGTGGAATTCGAAGATGAATACCTTCTGACCCCGAGAAACGCATCCGGGACGATGAACAGGATGCTGGAAGCGTCCTTGGAAGCTGGAGCGATTGCCGAGGATGATCTTAAGAGCATTTTCTCAGCCCTGAGGATCAACAAAAGCGACCTGGAGAACATCCATAAAGTCCTCAAACTGATGTTGAAGTCGTTCGACGACATCTGCAAGGCCAACGGAATCCAATATGTGATCGCCTGCGGAACGCTTCTGGGCGCCTATCGCCACGGGGGATTCGTCCCGTGGGATGACGACATCGACTACTACATGATGCGCGAGGATTTTGAGAAGCTCAAGACTGTGCTGGACGAAAACTCTCCGTTCAGGATACACAGCAGATTGTATGAGAGCAAGGCCGATACCACCCAATGGTTCAACCACATCCACATGAGGATGAAGGGCGCGAACATGTTCCTGGACGTCATGGTGCTGGATTACGTCGAGTCCGCCGACCCAGCCGGATTGCAGAGATATTCCGATTACGCCCACAGCTTCAGAGAAATGATCGATGACCTCAACGAAGAAGACAAAGAGAAAGGCCTCAACCCCTTGGAAGACACGAGGATCAAAGACCTCTACGCGAGCTACAGGGAATCTTTCGAATCAGATATGCGCGGAGAAGGCGGGACCGCCGTAGCGATGACCATGGACAACCCCAGAGTATCCCACAAAAAGAAGATATTCAGATACGACGAAGTGTTCCCGCCGGTATACATGAAATTCGAGGACATTATGCTCCCCGGGCCCCGCGACCCGATGAAAGTCCTGACGAATCTTTACGGGTCTCCCATGAGGTTCCCCGGAGACATGATGCGCAACCATGTCAAAGGCAAAGACTACAATCTGAAAAGGATCAAAGCGTTCCTTGCAAAGAGAACCCCGAAAATATGA
- a CDS encoding sel1 repeat family protein — translation MCELISEHPEEGFDAACMLMQNLPATIDKEMAERIVPIVCSKIEEKNTDSLKAVRKLVESRGASKEALRVMADWMHDSDILSNFFVSNTLVDIYWRLGDSDDNSEMMRIAEESAANGNPRAMARIGKMYYRGKCYKKDLSEAEKWAILSYKEDVPWAKANLKEIQDLNSDFKSARNEACKHTVRMFDLAVGSAPNPKGAAAIIPSLKYFAESGNVSAMIRIAKAYY, via the coding sequence GTGTGCGAACTCATATCCGAACACCCGGAAGAGGGCTTCGATGCGGCATGCATGCTTATGCAAAACTTGCCTGCGACTATCGACAAAGAGATGGCCGAACGCATCGTTCCGATTGTCTGCTCCAAAATAGAGGAAAAGAACACGGACAGCTTGAAAGCCGTAAGAAAATTGGTTGAAAGCCGTGGCGCCAGCAAAGAAGCGCTTCGCGTGATGGCAGATTGGATGCACGATTCGGACATCCTGAGCAACTTTTTCGTCAGCAACACTCTGGTCGATATCTATTGGAGGCTGGGAGATTCCGATGACAATTCCGAGATGATGAGAATAGCCGAGGAATCCGCCGCGAACGGCAATCCTAGGGCTATGGCCCGCATCGGAAAGATGTATTACAGAGGCAAATGCTACAAAAAGGATCTGAGCGAAGCCGAGAAATGGGCGATATTGTCGTACAAAGAGGACGTTCCATGGGCCAAAGCGAATCTGAAAGAAATCCAGGATCTGAATTCCGATTTCAAATCTGCCCGCAACGAAGCATGCAAGCATACGGTACGCATGTTTGACCTTGCCGTCGGCAGCGCGCCCAATCCCAAGGGAGCTGCAGCGATAATACCTTCACTTAAATACTTCGCGGAATCTGGCAACGTATCCGCCATGATCCGCATCGCCAAAGCATATTACTAG
- a CDS encoding ATP-grasp domain-containing protein has product MECLLILGGNSATAGLVTMAKSMGVRTVVVDKNPHAYAKKFADVPYDIDGTDIDSIVRIAKKEKADGIMLGAVEELMDTYQKVCDALGMRCYATKELLDLFSDKSAFKNACVANGVPTTEGGLYGIADVDSFRSKKFPLIVKPVDSSGSRGIRVCYKFEELRSAVESALSFSELDKVLIERYMTGQEVVVYYAFQDGEPTLLGICDRYTNHERASSAQLPTSYVFPSRFTKGYMASEDSAVREMFRKIGVKNGVMFLQGFADDDGTLRFYESGYRLNGAQEHHIFANLCGIDAKRMMVDFALHGRMADFSISEKADPLLGGRFGCKLSVLMEPGTIAKVVGLEEVSKMEGVVCVNPSYDIGETVKDAGTLKQIVCRFFIVADTISDLKVRIDKIYDAYDVIDGNGASLLMEQFDTRLLLENYR; this is encoded by the coding sequence ATGGAATGCCTTCTTATCCTAGGTGGGAACTCCGCTACAGCTGGCCTTGTGACGATGGCCAAGTCTATGGGTGTCAGAACGGTGGTCGTGGACAAAAATCCTCACGCTTACGCCAAAAAGTTCGCTGACGTGCCATACGACATCGACGGCACCGATATAGATAGCATAGTGAGGATAGCCAAGAAGGAAAAGGCGGACGGCATCATGTTGGGCGCTGTCGAGGAACTCATGGACACTTATCAGAAGGTGTGCGATGCCCTTGGGATGAGATGCTATGCGACGAAGGAGCTCTTAGATCTGTTCTCGGACAAGAGCGCATTCAAGAATGCATGCGTCGCAAACGGTGTGCCTACGACCGAAGGCGGGCTTTATGGCATCGCCGACGTCGATTCTTTCAGGTCCAAGAAATTCCCGCTGATCGTGAAGCCGGTCGACAGCAGCGGATCCCGCGGCATCAGGGTATGCTACAAGTTCGAGGAGCTCCGTTCCGCGGTCGAATCAGCCCTGTCATTTTCCGAGCTCGACAAAGTCCTCATAGAGAGGTACATGACCGGGCAGGAGGTCGTGGTCTATTACGCGTTCCAGGACGGGGAGCCAACGCTGCTGGGAATCTGCGATCGCTACACTAACCATGAGCGTGCCTCCAGCGCGCAGCTTCCGACCTCATATGTGTTCCCATCCAGATTTACGAAAGGGTACATGGCATCCGAAGACTCGGCGGTAAGAGAGATGTTCCGCAAGATCGGAGTCAAGAACGGGGTCATGTTCCTTCAGGGATTCGCAGATGACGACGGGACGCTCAGGTTCTACGAGTCTGGATATAGGCTGAACGGCGCACAGGAGCACCACATCTTCGCCAATCTCTGCGGCATAGACGCGAAGAGGATGATGGTCGACTTTGCTCTGCACGGCAGGATGGCCGATTTCAGCATTTCGGAGAAGGCCGACCCTCTTCTCGGCGGCCGCTTCGGATGCAAGCTGTCCGTCCTCATGGAGCCGGGAACGATCGCCAAAGTCGTCGGATTGGAGGAGGTATCGAAGATGGAGGGCGTGGTATGCGTCAATCCCAGCTATGATATCGGGGAGACGGTGAAGGATGCCGGCACGCTCAAGCAGATAGTATGCAGGTTCTTCATAGTGGCCGATACGATATCAGATCTGAAGGTCCGCATAGACAAGATTTATGATGCGTATGACGTTATCGATGGGAACGGCGCGTCTTTGTTGATGGAGCAGTTTGACACGAGACTTCTATTGGAGAATTACAGGTGA
- a CDS encoding phosphocholine cytidylyltransferase family protein: MRAILLAAGKGTRMYRHFKCPKSTLKVDGVPIIRHSVEILLSKGIDVTVVLGYDCETIRSSLKGCKVDYSYNPFYSKTNSLGSLWTARKYLKPGEDVIISNADVYWEEPLLERLLEAPGKIVMVADSARYEVGDYFFYVEDGMISKFGKELKLEERNYEYVGLAKISGDRVEAFSKRLDTMVKEEKYDLWWENVLYNYLSEDPVRVVDVPDLFWAEVDYVQDYDRIKEYIRTKDVSCKLDKRFMPIVE, encoded by the coding sequence ATGAGAGCTATTCTTTTGGCCGCTGGAAAAGGAACCAGGATGTACAGGCATTTCAAATGCCCCAAAAGCACGCTGAAGGTCGATGGCGTGCCGATAATAAGGCATTCAGTCGAGATATTGCTCAGCAAAGGGATCGATGTCACGGTCGTGCTGGGATACGACTGCGAGACTATCCGCTCTTCCCTAAAGGGCTGCAAAGTGGACTACAGCTACAACCCGTTCTACTCTAAGACGAACAGTTTGGGCTCCCTATGGACGGCCAGGAAATATCTGAAGCCCGGGGAGGACGTGATAATCTCCAATGCCGACGTCTATTGGGAGGAACCGCTCCTGGAAAGGCTGCTGGAGGCTCCCGGCAAGATAGTGATGGTTGCCGACAGCGCGAGGTACGAGGTGGGAGATTACTTCTTCTACGTGGAGGACGGCATGATCTCCAAGTTCGGCAAGGAGCTGAAGCTCGAAGAGAGGAACTACGAGTACGTCGGATTGGCCAAGATTTCGGGCGACCGTGTGGAGGCGTTCTCGAAGAGGCTGGACACCATGGTGAAAGAGGAGAAGTACGACCTGTGGTGGGAGAACGTCCTCTACAACTATCTGTCCGAAGATCCCGTCAGAGTCGTGGATGTGCCGGACCTGTTTTGGGCGGAGGTGGACTACGTCCAAGACTATGATCGCATTAAGGAGTATATCAGAACGAAGGACGTCTCCTGCAAGCTGGACAAAAGGTTCATGCCGATCGTAGAATGA